Proteins from one Haloarchaeobius litoreus genomic window:
- a CDS encoding DUF6360 family protein — protein MADRLLKVNAYTTLDLVDATVRGHDFAEEVFAVCNATAARESPDHVKLQFELDNMTEDVLPAHTEELQLTPEQARTLASALVEQADRVEATGDGS, from the coding sequence ATGGCCGACCGACTGCTGAAGGTGAACGCCTACACCACCCTCGACCTCGTCGACGCGACGGTGCGCGGCCACGACTTCGCCGAGGAGGTGTTCGCGGTGTGCAACGCGACCGCGGCGAGAGAGTCGCCCGACCACGTCAAGCTGCAGTTCGAGCTCGACAACATGACCGAGGACGTCCTGCCGGCGCACACGGAGGAGCTGCAGCTCACCCCCGAGCAGGCCCGCACGCTCGCTTCGGCGCTGGTGGAGCAGGCGGACCGGGTCGAGGCGACCGGCGACGGGTCGTAG
- a CDS encoding undecaprenyl-diphosphate phosphatase has protein sequence MDSEVLVALVVGVLQGIFEWLPVSSEGNVTVVLTALGSEPEVALQYSLFLHVGTALAATVYYRDTLAEVGWTLAELRPGEPFRDETATLSFLVLATLASGIVGIAAYLAIEGLVSELTGGAVVALIGLLLVATGILQRVAESRGVSRRETPTAVDAVLVGALQGLAILPGVSRSGTTVSALLLRGYEGEASFRLSFLLSVPAALGAGVLAVVDGGGLPTLNPAAAALALATAAVVGYLTIDALMRVVRRVAFWGICVGLGLLAMVGGGLAILLA, from the coding sequence ATGGACTCGGAGGTACTCGTCGCGCTCGTCGTCGGAGTCCTCCAGGGCATCTTCGAGTGGCTACCCGTCTCCAGCGAGGGCAACGTCACGGTCGTGCTGACCGCGCTCGGGAGCGAGCCCGAGGTCGCGCTGCAGTACTCGCTCTTTCTCCACGTCGGCACCGCACTCGCCGCCACGGTCTACTACCGGGACACGCTCGCCGAGGTGGGCTGGACGCTGGCCGAACTGCGGCCCGGCGAGCCCTTCCGCGACGAGACCGCCACGCTCTCCTTCCTCGTGCTGGCGACGCTCGCCTCCGGCATCGTCGGCATCGCGGCCTACCTCGCCATCGAGGGGCTCGTCTCCGAACTCACCGGCGGCGCAGTCGTCGCGCTCATCGGCCTGCTGCTCGTCGCGACGGGCATCCTCCAGCGCGTCGCCGAATCCCGCGGGGTGAGCCGCCGCGAGACGCCCACCGCCGTCGACGCCGTGCTGGTGGGGGCGCTCCAGGGGCTGGCCATCCTCCCCGGCGTCTCCCGCTCCGGGACGACCGTCAGCGCGCTGTTGCTCCGGGGCTACGAGGGCGAGGCGTCGTTCCGACTCTCCTTCCTCCTGAGCGTGCCGGCCGCGCTCGGCGCGGGCGTGCTCGCCGTGGTCGACGGCGGCGGCCTGCCGACGCTGAACCCGGCTGCCGCCGCCCTCGCGCTCGCGACCGCCGCCGTCGTCGGCTACCTCACCATCGACGCGCTGATGCGGGTCGTTCGCCGTGTCGCGTTCTGGGGGATCTGCGTCGGACTCGGACTGCTCGCGATGGTCGGCGGCGGGCTGGCAATCCTGCTGGCGTAG
- a CDS encoding NAD(P)/FAD-dependent oxidoreductase — protein sequence MSASTTAMILAKHGLDVAMIEAGSHPRFAIGEAMLPQSSMWMWIVGEYHDIPEIQYLSDANEIVDNITPSCGVKHSIGFAYHEPDRPVTGDHVHQLIPPNLPFYSESHLLREDVDHYLVESARNYGVEYLDETEITDVDIGQDEVTVTTDRGVIDATFHVDGTGGNSVLADEMGYREDAPELETDSRAIFTHVEGLTPFDELLAADARPGQSNRLHDGTLHHVFDGGWMWIIPFDNFERSEATKASVGLVLDRDEHPVDESVDAETEARRLLAEFPDIQRHLDSAEPVMPWVRTGRLQRSASRSSGHRHYLTNNTYGFVDPLYAIGLVNTFESVFVSTNLLLDAFEDGDFSADRFAPIDEMHHRQLANNDRLISNAYKSMGEFRLWNAWTQMWLGQVLFHDLYIQRHCFNYLESGETTAFDSLLQESPPGDGAPFVTEKEEIHRTMADVLDAYRDGETSASEAADRMFVEMRQADWLPKHVYDWGDERARHVDFSNPELVGALIEWGKTESPNRLRANLFDFTVPEMA from the coding sequence ATGTCTGCGTCGACCACCGCGATGATTCTGGCGAAGCACGGCCTGGACGTCGCGATGATCGAGGCCGGGTCACACCCACGGTTCGCCATCGGTGAAGCGATGCTCCCCCAGAGTTCGATGTGGATGTGGATCGTCGGGGAGTACCACGATATTCCGGAGATACAGTACCTCAGTGACGCGAACGAGATCGTGGACAACATCACTCCCTCCTGCGGGGTCAAACACTCGATCGGGTTCGCCTATCACGAACCGGACCGCCCCGTGACGGGGGACCACGTCCACCAGCTGATTCCCCCGAACCTGCCGTTCTACAGCGAGAGTCACCTGCTACGCGAGGACGTCGATCACTACCTCGTCGAATCTGCCCGGAACTACGGCGTGGAGTACCTCGACGAGACCGAGATTACCGACGTGGACATCGGGCAGGACGAGGTGACGGTGACGACCGACCGTGGCGTCATCGACGCGACGTTCCACGTCGACGGGACCGGGGGGAATTCAGTTCTCGCAGACGAGATGGGATATCGAGAGGACGCTCCGGAGCTGGAGACAGATTCCCGCGCGATATTCACGCACGTCGAAGGCCTGACTCCGTTCGACGAGCTGCTTGCGGCAGACGCCCGCCCCGGGCAATCCAACCGTCTCCACGACGGGACGCTCCACCACGTCTTCGACGGCGGGTGGATGTGGATCATCCCCTTCGACAACTTCGAGCGGTCCGAGGCGACGAAGGCCAGCGTCGGTCTGGTACTGGACCGGGACGAGCACCCCGTCGACGAGTCTGTCGACGCCGAAACGGAGGCCCGGCGACTCCTCGCCGAGTTCCCGGACATCCAGCGTCATCTCGACTCGGCAGAGCCGGTGATGCCGTGGGTCCGGACCGGTCGGCTCCAGCGCAGCGCCAGCCGGTCGTCGGGTCACCGCCACTACCTGACCAACAACACCTACGGGTTCGTCGACCCACTCTACGCGATCGGCCTGGTCAACACCTTCGAGTCCGTCTTCGTCTCGACCAACCTCCTGTTGGATGCGTTCGAGGACGGCGACTTCTCGGCCGACCGCTTCGCGCCTATCGACGAGATGCACCATCGACAACTCGCGAACAACGACCGCCTCATCAGCAACGCGTACAAGTCGATGGGCGAGTTCCGGCTCTGGAACGCGTGGACGCAGATGTGGCTGGGACAGGTCCTGTTCCACGACCTCTACATCCAGCGTCACTGCTTCAACTACCTCGAATCGGGGGAGACGACCGCGTTCGACTCGCTCCTTCAGGAGTCACCGCCAGGTGACGGCGCACCGTTCGTCACAGAGAAAGAGGAGATACACCGGACGATGGCTGACGTGCTCGATGCCTACAGGGATGGAGAGACGAGTGCGTCCGAAGCCGCCGACCGGATGTTCGTGGAGATGCGCCAGGCGGACTGGCTCCCGAAGCACGTCTACGACTGGGGCGACGAGCGGGCGCGACACGTCGACTTCTCGAATCCCGAACTGGTCGGGGCACTCATCGAGTGGGGGAAAACCGAGTCTCCGAATCGCCTCCGAGCGAACCTCTTCGACTTCACCGTCCCCGAGATGGCCTGA
- a CDS encoding sodium:calcium antiporter, whose protein sequence is MVEQSVPLAVLASAVALAVLVRSAQTVVSAVTRIAIHYDVPDVVVGLTVVAVGTSLPETAAHVIASLGILGGTLDYEVASATVLGGNMGSSTTQQLLLFGMFLVGYGRYRPRPRFLKTTYVPMLAAFVLVLAVAWDGTLSRLDGGLLVLVYLGYTYWAVNNRERVGVPVERESRRIARDSALVVGGLVGVVASAYVVIAAVEVVVEALRLGGSIVGVVTIGLAAALPELSTVFEGLRRRSPDLAVGTLVGSNIVNPLLALGLGGAISGYAVPPVVVYWDLPVKLVAGVGLLVWLRYGTGGDFDRREGFALIVAYFAFLGGRLLLFPGQ, encoded by the coding sequence ATGGTCGAGCAGAGCGTCCCACTCGCGGTCCTCGCGAGCGCCGTCGCGCTGGCCGTCCTGGTCAGGAGCGCACAGACGGTCGTCAGCGCGGTGACGCGCATCGCCATCCACTACGACGTGCCGGACGTGGTCGTCGGGCTGACCGTCGTCGCCGTCGGGACGAGTCTGCCCGAGACCGCCGCACACGTCATCGCCTCGCTGGGCATCCTCGGCGGCACGCTCGACTACGAGGTCGCCTCGGCGACGGTGCTCGGCGGCAACATGGGCTCGTCGACCACGCAGCAGCTGCTCCTGTTCGGGATGTTCCTCGTCGGCTACGGCCGCTACCGCCCTCGACCGCGCTTCCTGAAGACGACGTACGTTCCGATGCTCGCCGCCTTCGTGCTCGTGCTCGCGGTCGCGTGGGACGGGACGCTCTCCCGGCTCGACGGCGGACTGCTCGTCCTCGTCTACCTCGGCTACACCTACTGGGCCGTCAACAATCGGGAGCGCGTGGGCGTCCCCGTAGAGCGCGAGAGCCGCCGGATCGCCCGCGACAGCGCGCTCGTGGTTGGTGGACTCGTCGGTGTGGTCGCGAGCGCGTACGTCGTCATCGCCGCCGTCGAGGTCGTCGTCGAGGCCCTGCGACTCGGCGGCTCCATCGTCGGCGTCGTCACCATCGGACTGGCCGCTGCGCTCCCCGAGCTCTCGACCGTCTTCGAGGGGCTGCGCCGTCGCTCGCCCGACCTCGCCGTCGGCACGCTCGTCGGGAGCAACATCGTCAACCCGCTGCTCGCGCTCGGGCTCGGCGGGGCCATCTCTGGCTACGCGGTCCCGCCCGTGGTCGTCTACTGGGACCTGCCGGTGAAACTCGTCGCCGGTGTCGGCCTGCTCGTCTGGCTCCGGTACGGGACCGGCGGCGACTTCGACCGCCGGGAGGGGTTCGCCCTCATCGTCGCGTACTTCGCGTTCCTCGGCGGGCGGCTGCTGCTGTTCCCGGGGCAGTGA
- a CDS encoding DUF7837 family putative zinc-binding protein has protein sequence MSTKDPYLGDCPHCGCEILSHQTLIEYAGGVWAECPECRDVVDPQ, from the coding sequence ATGAGCACCAAGGACCCGTACCTCGGTGACTGCCCGCACTGCGGTTGTGAGATTCTGTCTCATCAGACCCTGATAGAGTATGCAGGCGGTGTCTGGGCTGAATGTCCCGAGTGTCGGGATGTCGTCGACCCACAGTAA
- a CDS encoding sodium-dependent transporter: MAGARWSSRTGFVLATVGAAVGLGNIWRFSAVVGQNGGGAYLVPYLLAAVICAVPMLVLELAIGRRLRTDVVSAFRSVDTSYTALGWLVLGGVLLILSYYLVLTGWVLGFFVSWGAGSETTFATFTDGWFPVASFVVATAVTGAVVSRGVRGGIERMATVVMPTVFVLLVALALYAATLAEWGQAAAFLFTPRFSVLTDLGLWSAAFGQVFFSMSVGQGVMLTYGSYVDEGTDLLESSALITVADVAAAIVAGLVIFPIVFSFGLEPTLGTELAFTTLPTAFATMPFGRVVAVAFFGLLFFAALSSSVALLEVGVAAAENTTSLSRPRATLVLTAGVFVAGVPSALSYSPVRLAVAGRPVLDLIDESVGVFALPVSALLLVSVFVWVADFEDVRGELGRLYWLVQYLIPAVLVAVVAARAAGVARPAWRLLVENTRPGALGVGVAAAALLVFAAVGRWLGERLADPPRR, encoded by the coding sequence ATGGCTGGCGCACGATGGTCCTCCCGGACGGGGTTCGTTCTCGCGACCGTCGGTGCGGCCGTCGGACTCGGGAACATCTGGCGCTTCTCGGCGGTCGTCGGGCAGAACGGGGGCGGCGCGTACCTCGTCCCCTACCTGCTCGCGGCCGTCATCTGTGCGGTCCCGATGCTCGTGCTCGAACTCGCCATCGGGCGACGGCTGCGGACCGACGTCGTGTCGGCGTTCCGGAGCGTCGACACGAGCTACACCGCCCTGGGGTGGCTCGTCCTCGGTGGCGTCCTGCTCATCCTGAGCTACTACCTGGTGCTGACCGGCTGGGTGCTCGGCTTCTTCGTCTCCTGGGGCGCGGGCTCGGAGACGACGTTCGCGACGTTCACCGACGGCTGGTTCCCGGTCGCCTCCTTCGTCGTCGCGACCGCCGTCACGGGAGCCGTCGTCTCGCGTGGCGTCCGGGGCGGCATCGAGCGGATGGCGACGGTCGTCATGCCGACGGTGTTCGTGCTGCTGGTCGCGCTCGCGCTCTACGCCGCGACGCTCGCGGAGTGGGGGCAGGCCGCAGCCTTCCTGTTCACGCCGCGCTTCTCCGTGCTCACCGACCTCGGTCTCTGGAGTGCGGCGTTCGGGCAGGTGTTCTTCTCGATGTCGGTCGGACAGGGCGTCATGCTCACGTACGGCAGCTACGTCGACGAGGGGACCGACCTCCTGGAGTCGTCGGCGCTCATCACGGTCGCCGACGTCGCCGCCGCCATCGTCGCCGGGCTCGTCATCTTCCCCATCGTCTTCAGCTTCGGCCTCGAACCGACCCTCGGGACGGAGCTCGCGTTCACGACGCTGCCGACGGCGTTCGCGACGATGCCGTTCGGGCGGGTCGTCGCCGTCGCCTTCTTCGGGCTGCTCTTCTTCGCCGCGCTGTCGTCGTCGGTGGCGCTGCTGGAGGTCGGGGTCGCCGCCGCCGAGAACACCACCAGCCTCTCCCGGCCCCGCGCCACGCTGGTGCTCACGGCCGGGGTGTTCGTCGCCGGGGTTCCCTCGGCGCTGAGCTACAGCCCGGTCCGGCTCGCCGTCGCCGGCAGACCCGTGCTGGACCTGATCGACGAGTCGGTCGGGGTGTTCGCGCTCCCGGTGTCGGCGCTGCTCCTCGTGTCCGTCTTCGTCTGGGTCGCCGACTTCGAGGACGTGCGAGGCGAACTCGGCCGCCTGTACTGGCTGGTCCAGTACCTCATCCCCGCCGTGCTCGTCGCCGTGGTCGCCGCACGGGCGGCGGGGGTCGCACGACCCGCGTGGCGACTCCTCGTCGAGAACACCCGTCCGGGGGCGCTCGGAGTGGGGGTCGCGGCCGCAGCCCTCCTCGTGTTCGCCGCCGTCGGCCGGTGGCTCGGCGAGCGGTTGGCCGACCCGCCGCGGCGCTGA
- a CDS encoding nitrite/sulfite reductase, whose product MPTDVEQWKSEVYGTDIREHIERFAETGWESIPEDERDAWFERFKWYGLYHQRAGQESYFMMRIGPPNGVLEPGQFRTVAEIAREYSTGPAENPEFGNGWLDVTTRQAIQLHWINIEDVPAIFDELEASGLTTMQACGDSWRNIVGCPVAGKDEHEHVDALPTIHELNDRFKGNAEHSNLPRKWKVSVTGCREGCGQGDINDLALEPATKTIDGEEREGFNVRVGGGLARNEPRFARDIDVFVTPEQAADVAGGISALFREHGDRENRYNARIKFLVDEWGPEKLRRVLQEEFVDFELHTAGEDLRSQYSYNAGEAAGKHDHVGVHDQPDGNNYVGLNVLVGRIGADDALALADAADEHGSGEVRLTQRQNVVLTDVPDEDVDDLLGEPALEHYSPDPHPFMRGSIACTGTEFCSLSIVETKNRQVRYARWLKEHVELPDGVEDFHIHLSGCTASCAQPQIADISLRGMKTRKDGEPVEALDIGLGGGLGEEPQFASWVTERVPADEVPGAIRNLLANFEAQREDERQSFREFVAAREDDELAELVEPEETSYDDPFMHNTKRTWYPYADEDSLDDSPAPASPDGTPLSADD is encoded by the coding sequence ATGCCGACCGACGTGGAACAGTGGAAGTCCGAGGTCTACGGCACGGACATCCGCGAGCACATCGAGCGATTCGCCGAGACGGGCTGGGAGTCGATTCCGGAGGACGAGCGCGACGCCTGGTTCGAGCGCTTCAAGTGGTACGGCCTGTACCACCAGCGCGCCGGCCAGGAGTCCTACTTCATGATGCGCATCGGACCGCCGAACGGCGTGCTCGAACCGGGCCAGTTCCGGACCGTCGCCGAGATCGCCAGGGAGTACTCGACCGGCCCCGCCGAGAACCCCGAGTTCGGCAACGGCTGGCTCGACGTGACGACGAGACAGGCCATCCAGCTCCACTGGATCAACATCGAGGACGTCCCCGCGATCTTCGACGAACTGGAGGCGAGCGGGCTCACGACCATGCAGGCCTGTGGCGACTCCTGGCGCAACATCGTCGGCTGCCCGGTCGCCGGGAAGGACGAGCACGAGCACGTCGACGCGCTGCCCACCATCCACGAGCTGAACGACCGGTTCAAGGGCAACGCCGAGCACTCGAACCTCCCCCGGAAGTGGAAGGTCAGCGTGACGGGCTGCCGCGAGGGCTGCGGCCAGGGCGACATCAACGACCTCGCCCTCGAACCCGCGACGAAGACCATCGACGGCGAGGAGCGCGAGGGGTTCAACGTCCGCGTCGGGGGCGGCCTCGCCCGGAACGAGCCGCGATTCGCCCGCGACATCGACGTGTTCGTCACGCCGGAGCAGGCCGCCGACGTCGCCGGCGGCATCTCCGCGCTGTTCCGCGAGCACGGCGACCGCGAGAACCGCTACAACGCCCGCATCAAGTTCCTCGTCGACGAGTGGGGCCCCGAGAAGCTCCGCCGGGTCCTCCAGGAGGAGTTCGTCGACTTCGAGCTCCACACCGCCGGCGAGGACCTGCGCTCTCAGTACAGCTACAACGCCGGCGAGGCCGCCGGCAAGCACGACCACGTCGGCGTCCACGACCAGCCCGACGGGAACAACTACGTCGGCCTGAACGTCCTCGTCGGCCGCATCGGCGCGGACGACGCGCTCGCGCTCGCCGACGCCGCCGACGAGCACGGCTCCGGCGAGGTCCGGCTCACCCAGCGCCAGAACGTCGTCCTCACCGACGTCCCCGACGAGGACGTCGACGACCTGCTCGGAGAGCCCGCGCTGGAGCACTACTCGCCGGACCCGCACCCGTTCATGCGTGGCTCCATCGCCTGCACCGGCACGGAGTTCTGCTCGCTCTCCATCGTCGAGACGAAGAACCGGCAGGTGCGCTACGCGCGCTGGCTGAAGGAGCACGTCGAGCTCCCCGACGGCGTCGAGGACTTCCACATCCACCTCTCGGGCTGCACGGCGTCCTGCGCCCAGCCCCAGATTGCGGACATCTCCCTCCGTGGCATGAAGACCCGGAAGGACGGCGAGCCCGTCGAGGCGCTCGACATCGGGCTCGGCGGCGGTCTCGGCGAGGAGCCCCAGTTCGCCTCGTGGGTCACCGAGCGCGTGCCCGCCGACGAGGTGCCCGGTGCCATCCGGAACCTGCTCGCGAACTTCGAGGCCCAGCGCGAGGACGAGCGCCAGAGCTTCCGCGAGTTCGTCGCCGCGCGCGAGGACGACGAGCTGGCCGAACTCGTCGAGCCCGAGGAGACGAGCTACGACGACCCGTTCATGCACAACACGAAGCGGACGTGGTACCCCTACGCCGACGAGGACTCGCTCGACGACTCGCCCGCACCGGCGTCGCCCGACGGCACGCCGCTGTCGGCCGACGACTGA
- a CDS encoding amphi-Trp domain-containing protein, translating to MGNDEQESETEAESTDGETEREGERVMSRADGAGILREVADGVENGTIDIGGENGFTVAVPERFELEVEYEVTDDEAEFEVELEWQMEDGEPVSADE from the coding sequence ATGGGAAACGACGAACAAGAATCCGAGACCGAAGCGGAATCGACAGATGGCGAGACGGAACGTGAAGGTGAGCGGGTGATGAGTCGGGCGGACGGTGCGGGAATACTCCGTGAGGTCGCTGATGGTGTCGAGAACGGGACGATCGACATCGGAGGAGAGAACGGCTTCACGGTGGCGGTTCCAGAGCGCTTCGAGCTGGAGGTCGAGTACGAGGTGACCGACGACGAGGCCGAGTTCGAAGTCGAACTCGAATGGCAGATGGAAGACGGCGAACCGGTATCGGCGGACGAATGA
- a CDS encoding SLC13 family permease translates to MTSILGSRRVALVLAVLLTAIVATVPTDSTLTVAGQYAVATMVFAAVLWVTGAIPLPLTALTVPILLTLFGVYSDFGDAVAGFADPVIFLLLAGFMFAEALQRHDVDRRIALAILVRFGTSARGLVLGVMVATALLSMVISNTATVAMMVPIVLGIVESVTDLAAVESTDDDDATNLQVGMLLGVAYAASLGGVGTLIGTPPNAIVVGQLNELLDFEITFVEWLAIGLPMVVVTLPVAWVLLTYVVYPPRRYDVTRAREQAREQLRSMGPLSPAARRTVAIFGSTALLWLLGGFEAAFDGVLPEQWYVTLFGGAGETVFGTTGHAGVLYYVLVALLAIPTLVVTESVAWDDLTDIDWGTLILLGGGISLANGLADTNATVWLADVTLNALTGTPLVVLLLVIVTMTVLVGELASNTAMAAILAPLLINVGPAYAGAVGASSELTSVFLAVTGAIAASYGFALPVATPPNAIVFGAGYVDREHMLRAGILLDVVVILITTGLAYLLIRVLWPVVLG, encoded by the coding sequence ATGACGTCGATACTGGGCTCGCGCCGGGTGGCGCTCGTGCTCGCCGTCCTCCTCACGGCGATCGTAGCGACGGTACCCACGGACAGCACGCTCACGGTCGCCGGCCAGTACGCGGTCGCGACGATGGTGTTCGCGGCGGTGCTCTGGGTGACCGGTGCGATCCCGCTGCCGTTGACGGCCCTGACGGTCCCGATCCTCCTGACGCTGTTCGGTGTCTACTCCGACTTCGGCGACGCGGTGGCGGGCTTCGCCGACCCGGTCATCTTCCTGCTGCTCGCCGGGTTCATGTTCGCCGAGGCGCTCCAGCGACACGACGTCGACCGGCGGATCGCCCTCGCGATACTCGTCCGCTTCGGCACGTCGGCGCGGGGGCTCGTGCTCGGCGTCATGGTCGCGACGGCCCTGCTCTCGATGGTCATCTCGAACACGGCGACGGTCGCGATGATGGTCCCGATCGTGCTCGGCATCGTCGAGAGCGTGACCGACCTGGCGGCGGTGGAGTCCACGGACGACGACGACGCCACGAACCTCCAGGTCGGGATGCTGCTCGGGGTGGCCTACGCCGCCAGCCTCGGTGGCGTCGGGACGCTGATCGGGACGCCGCCGAACGCCATCGTCGTCGGGCAGCTGAACGAGCTGCTCGACTTCGAGATCACCTTCGTCGAGTGGCTCGCGATCGGCCTGCCGATGGTCGTCGTCACGCTCCCGGTCGCGTGGGTACTCCTCACGTACGTCGTCTACCCGCCGCGGCGGTACGACGTGACCCGGGCGCGAGAACAGGCCCGGGAACAGCTTCGGTCGATGGGGCCGCTGTCGCCCGCGGCACGCCGCACCGTCGCGATCTTCGGGTCGACCGCCCTGCTGTGGCTGCTCGGGGGCTTCGAGGCCGCGTTCGACGGCGTGCTCCCGGAGCAGTGGTACGTGACGCTCTTCGGCGGGGCGGGCGAGACCGTGTTCGGGACCACCGGACACGCGGGCGTGCTGTACTACGTGCTGGTCGCACTGCTGGCGATTCCGACGCTGGTCGTCACCGAGTCGGTCGCCTGGGACGACCTGACGGACATCGACTGGGGGACGCTCATCCTCCTCGGCGGCGGCATCTCGCTGGCGAACGGACTCGCCGACACGAACGCGACGGTCTGGCTCGCGGACGTCACACTGAACGCGCTGACGGGGACGCCGCTCGTGGTGCTGCTGCTCGTCATCGTCACGATGACGGTTCTGGTCGGCGAGCTGGCGTCGAACACCGCGATGGCGGCCATCCTCGCCCCCCTGCTCATCAACGTCGGCCCGGCGTACGCCGGTGCCGTCGGGGCATCGAGCGAGCTCACGTCGGTGTTCCTGGCCGTCACGGGTGCCATCGCCGCGAGCTACGGCTTCGCGTTGCCGGTCGCGACACCGCCGAACGCCATCGTCTTCGGGGCGGGCTACGTCGATCGCGAGCACATGCTCCGGGCCGGTATCCTCCTCGACGTCGTCGTCATCCTCATCACGACGGGGCTGGCGTACCTCCTGATCCGCGTGCTTTGGCCGGTCGTGCTCGGGTGA
- a CDS encoding HalOD1 output domain-containing protein encodes MPHSKEFYYEPEEGEALSTEVVTAIARAHDEDVIEQEWLISEDINTDALDGLFQERNLDMTLQFDADGTTVTIIADRSGNPRIKIESHR; translated from the coding sequence GTGCCACATTCGAAGGAATTCTACTACGAGCCGGAGGAGGGCGAAGCGCTCAGTACAGAGGTCGTAACGGCGATTGCGAGGGCTCACGACGAGGATGTGATCGAGCAGGAGTGGCTCATCAGTGAGGACATCAACACGGACGCACTCGACGGGCTCTTCCAGGAACGCAATCTCGATATGACCCTCCAGTTCGATGCCGACGGGACGACGGTGACCATCATCGCCGACCGGAGTGGGAACCCCCGCATCAAAATCGAATCCCACCGATAG
- a CDS encoding DUF5789 family protein produces the protein MADDNQGRDEKPEDEEPRQRERKSEEVRDRTHEDRAMPGDPASQLGELDAALESQEYPLTTNELVAACGDYEIETQQGTRALEGVLARTDDQTFVSADDVRSRILGLVHR, from the coding sequence ATGGCGGATGACAACCAGGGCCGAGACGAGAAACCGGAGGACGAAGAGCCACGCCAACGAGAGCGGAAGTCAGAGGAAGTACGCGACCGCACCCATGAAGACCGGGCGATGCCCGGCGACCCTGCAAGCCAGCTCGGTGAACTTGATGCAGCACTCGAGAGCCAGGAGTACCCACTCACGACGAACGAGCTAGTCGCGGCCTGTGGCGACTACGAGATCGAAACGCAGCAGGGGACGAGAGCCCTCGAAGGAGTACTCGCCAGGACTGACGACCAGACGTTCGTCTCCGCCGATGACGTTCGAAGTCGGATACTGGGATTGGTACACCGGTAG
- a CDS encoding helix-turn-helix transcriptional regulator gives MDESESDAAISLLRRRPVLSACSGSAVTRRQLTETTGISRATVYRATVALEERGVLERADGGYRTTARGEALLASSDHFLTAIDTVDRIVPLLELVDHPDLTRNAHLLGDAEVTVADASNPYRVVDRVTERFEETTRSRGTIASPTASEAMSRASHSLADKEHIERIFTASALETHETVSGDEFRDVITADSLSIYVADDEAVPFSFAIDDDDVTIVGHDPATGLPTVHVESDRPAARTWLEGVYEECRGKARPM, from the coding sequence ATGGACGAATCGGAATCCGACGCAGCCATCTCCCTCCTCCGGCGACGACCGGTTCTCTCGGCCTGCTCCGGATCGGCGGTGACGAGACGCCAGCTCACCGAAACCACGGGCATCTCCAGAGCCACGGTGTACCGGGCAACGGTCGCCCTCGAGGAACGGGGGGTGCTGGAAAGGGCCGACGGTGGCTACCGGACGACCGCACGCGGCGAGGCGCTCCTGGCCTCGAGTGACCACTTCCTGACGGCCATCGACACGGTAGATCGGATCGTACCGCTCCTCGAACTCGTCGACCATCCCGACCTGACCAGGAACGCACATCTGCTCGGAGACGCCGAAGTCACCGTCGCCGATGCGTCGAATCCCTACCGCGTCGTCGACCGCGTCACCGAGCGCTTCGAGGAAACGACGCGCTCTCGCGGTACCATCGCTAGCCCAACCGCGTCCGAGGCGATGAGTCGGGCAAGCCACAGCCTGGCGGACAAAGAACACATCGAGCGAATATTCACAGCCAGCGCGTTAGAGACTCACGAGACGGTCAGCGGGGACGAGTTTCGTGATGTCATCACGGCCGACTCACTCTCCATCTACGTCGCCGACGACGAGGCGGTCCCGTTCTCGTTTGCCATCGACGACGATGACGTCACCATCGTCGGCCACGATCCCGCAACAGGGCTTCCGACTGTCCACGTGGAATCGGATCGACCCGCCGCGCGAACGTGGCTCGAAGGGGTCTACGAGGAGTGCCGTGGGAAGGCGAGACCGATGTAA